A genomic stretch from Erigeron canadensis isolate Cc75 chromosome 9, C_canadensis_v1, whole genome shotgun sequence includes:
- the LOC122583994 gene encoding bet1-like SNARE 1-1 — translation MNTRRDVRGGRPALFDDIEDGGIRATSSYSSHEIDEHENERAMDGLQDRVLMLKRLTGDIHEEVEGHNRMLDRMGNDMDSSRGILSGTMDKFKTVFETKSSRRMFSLVASFVVGFLVIYYLTR, via the exons ATGAATACTCGAAG GGATGTCCGTGGAGGCAGGCCTGCTCTCTTTGATGACATTGAAGATGGTGGAATTAGGGCCACTTCTTCTTACTCCTCCCATGAAATTGATGAACATGAGAATGAGAGAGCAATGGATGGACTGCAAGATAGAGTTCTTATGCTGAAAAGG TTGACGGGCGATATACATGAAGAAGTGGAGGGTCATAACCGTATGTTGGATAGAATG GGGAATGATATGGATTCGTCAAGAGGTATCCTCTCTGGAACTATGGATAAATTCAAGACG GTATTTGAGACTAAATCAAGCCGAAGGATGTTTTCACTTGTGGCATCATTTGTCGTTGGTTTCCTGGTCATATACTATCTTACTAGGTAA